From Streptomyces sp. NBC_01426, a single genomic window includes:
- a CDS encoding aspartate aminotransferase family protein: MSSGRARLADVLGGQVEVESSGAWITTSRGQRILNVGGYGVFITGARHPTVVREVERQLRTHPIGTRIFLDPTAARAADLLTSVTPPGLDRVHFSGSGTEAVEAAIKLARLNGRRRLVSMTGGYHGKTMGALSVTARETFQKPFRPLLPDVEHVPFGDVEALTRTLSRHPGEACVIVEPVQGEAGVVIPAPGYLRAVREVCTRYGALLVVDEVQSGLGRLGAWWGCDAEGVSPDILLSGKALGGAVIPVAATIATEATFSVLDRDPILHTSTFSAAPIAMAAVCGAILAIREDGLVERAAALGALLTPELERIIATYLPHHPYEVRGAGLLIGIEFADPAMAADLFMALVTHDVIANLSLNSDHVVRLTPPATMTDSDVAFLFDRFERAARSVAERNPEYEVPAHA; this comes from the coding sequence ATGAGCTCGGGCCGCGCCCGCCTGGCCGACGTGCTGGGCGGTCAGGTGGAGGTGGAGTCGTCCGGCGCGTGGATCACCACGAGCCGGGGGCAGCGGATCCTGAACGTCGGGGGGTACGGGGTCTTCATCACCGGTGCCCGCCACCCCACCGTGGTGCGCGAGGTCGAGCGCCAGCTGCGGACGCATCCGATCGGCACGCGGATCTTCCTCGACCCGACGGCCGCGCGGGCGGCCGACCTGCTGACGTCGGTGACCCCGCCGGGCCTGGACCGTGTGCACTTCTCGGGATCCGGGACGGAGGCCGTCGAGGCGGCCATCAAGCTCGCCCGGCTCAACGGCCGCCGGCGGCTGGTGTCGATGACGGGCGGCTACCACGGCAAGACGATGGGCGCCCTCTCGGTGACCGCGCGGGAGACGTTCCAGAAGCCGTTCCGGCCGCTGCTGCCGGACGTCGAACACGTACCGTTCGGCGACGTCGAGGCGCTGACGCGGACGCTGAGCCGGCATCCGGGCGAGGCCTGCGTGATCGTCGAACCGGTGCAGGGCGAGGCCGGGGTGGTGATCCCGGCACCGGGCTACCTCCGGGCCGTGCGCGAGGTGTGCACCCGGTACGGCGCGCTGCTCGTCGTCGACGAGGTGCAGTCGGGTCTCGGCCGGCTCGGCGCGTGGTGGGGGTGCGATGCCGAGGGCGTCAGCCCCGACATCCTGCTCTCGGGCAAGGCGCTGGGCGGTGCGGTGATCCCGGTGGCGGCGACCATCGCGACGGAGGCGACCTTCTCCGTCCTGGACCGCGACCCGATCCTGCACACCTCGACGTTCTCGGCGGCGCCGATCGCGATGGCCGCCGTGTGCGGCGCGATCCTGGCGATCCGGGAGGACGGGCTGGTGGAGCGGGCCGCGGCGCTCGGCGCCCTGCTCACACCGGAGCTGGAGCGGATCATCGCCACGTACCTGCCGCACCACCCGTACGAGGTGCGCGGCGCGGGCCTGCTGATCGGGATCGAGTTCGCGGACCCGGCCATGGCGGCGGACCTGTTCATGGCGCTCGTCACCCACGACGTCATCGCGAACCTCTCGCTCAACTCGGATCACGTCGTGCGGCTCACGCCGCCCGCGACGATGACCGATTCCGACGTGGCCTTTCTTTTCGACCGGTTCGAGCGGGCGGCCAGGTCGGTCGCCGAGCGGAACCCCGAGTACGAGGTGCCGGCCCATGCGTAG
- a CDS encoding acyl-CoA dehydrogenase family protein, which yields MRTLDEAREVCEKYLPGLLGKLSEIPLAELEKPGNRGLELFRASGGPALVIPKSYSGSGATPLEAIQVTRAIGAAAPSLAVASTMHHFSVATIFTLAESLRSSGVEWALLEGIATQNLLVSSGFAEGNPGQGILSPTVGGVRKDGGIVVNGSKRPCSISRSMDLLSASVSVPAEDGGSETVLMLVPADTPGVSVHPFWASNVLAGAESDEVRLTDVFVDDRLLVPTDIGEQGELDELQTVGFMWFEMLITSCYLGMASALVERAFASRKLSAEQVTDLGVRVESAAQLLEGIARQLVAKEGDNAALTKAMIARYGAQEAIVDTAKRAVEALGGMAFISSPDVAYLAAACHCVSFHPPSKAGTSRALAANFAGDVLRFE from the coding sequence ATGCGCACGCTTGACGAGGCCCGCGAGGTCTGTGAGAAGTACCTGCCGGGTCTCCTGGGCAAGCTGTCCGAGATCCCCCTCGCCGAGCTGGAGAAGCCCGGCAACCGCGGCCTGGAGCTGTTCCGGGCGAGTGGCGGTCCGGCGCTGGTGATCCCGAAGAGCTACTCGGGTTCGGGCGCCACACCGCTGGAGGCGATCCAGGTCACCCGCGCGATCGGGGCGGCCGCGCCGTCGCTGGCCGTGGCCTCGACGATGCACCACTTCTCGGTGGCGACCATCTTCACGCTCGCCGAGAGCCTGCGCTCCAGCGGTGTGGAGTGGGCGCTCCTGGAGGGCATCGCCACGCAGAACCTGCTGGTGTCCTCGGGGTTCGCCGAGGGCAACCCCGGTCAGGGGATCCTGTCGCCCACGGTCGGCGGGGTGCGCAAGGACGGCGGGATCGTCGTCAACGGGTCGAAGCGTCCGTGCAGCATCTCGCGTTCCATGGACCTGCTGTCGGCCAGCGTCTCGGTGCCGGCGGAGGACGGCGGATCCGAGACGGTGCTGATGCTCGTGCCGGCGGACACGCCCGGTGTGTCCGTCCATCCGTTCTGGGCCAGTAACGTGCTGGCGGGGGCGGAGAGCGACGAGGTCCGGTTGACGGACGTCTTCGTCGACGACCGGCTGCTCGTGCCCACCGACATCGGTGAGCAGGGCGAGCTCGACGAGTTGCAGACCGTCGGGTTCATGTGGTTCGAGATGCTGATCACCTCCTGCTACCTGGGCATGGCCAGCGCCCTGGTCGAGCGGGCGTTCGCGAGCCGGAAGCTCAGCGCGGAGCAGGTGACGGACCTGGGCGTGCGCGTCGAGAGCGCGGCTCAACTGCTGGAGGGGATCGCCCGGCAGTTGGTCGCGAAGGAGGGCGACAACGCCGCCCTCACCAAGGCGATGATCGCCCGGTACGGCGCCCAGGAGGCGATCGTCGACACCGCGAAGCGGGCGGTCGAGGCCCTGGGCGGCATGGCGTTCATCTCCTCGCCCGACGTGGCGTACCTCGCCGCAGCCTGTCACTGCGTGAGCTTCCATCCGCCGTCCAAGGCCGGCACCAGCCGGGCGCTGGCCGCGAATTTCGCCGGCGACGTACTCAGGTTCGAGTGA
- a CDS encoding bifunctional lysylphosphatidylglycerol flippase/synthetase MprF, translating into MKVPDSLQPQDHASMVSALERYADNPSAFLALNRGNEYFTFTGIEGFICYRPHGRRWIQFGGPFTGEPGRRELQSRFLEHAHRKGRRVVGVQLQREDAELFAELGLTVNQVGASYAVELTDFSLRGKRFVRLRNKISRAQRAGLEVSAVDAEADAVAGEIADIDARWLREKGKHTKELTFLIGEIGGPWQPLRKLFVGRIDGAAIGYVSYAPVYGSRPGWLHDLSRRLPDCPPGVMEAINSHAIDHVRALGAPWLHFGFTPFTGLDEAHRLPTASRAATRMIRLIAEHGDRVYPAKSQLEYKSKWYPNAVLPEYFAFDGGISPRSLWSVVRATNIL; encoded by the coding sequence ATGAAGGTGCCCGATTCGCTCCAACCGCAGGACCACGCCTCGATGGTTTCCGCCCTTGAGCGGTACGCCGACAATCCGAGCGCATTCCTCGCCCTCAACCGCGGCAACGAGTACTTCACCTTCACCGGCATCGAGGGATTCATCTGCTACCGGCCGCACGGCCGGCGGTGGATCCAATTCGGGGGACCCTTCACCGGGGAGCCGGGCCGCAGGGAATTGCAGTCCCGGTTCCTGGAACACGCGCACCGCAAAGGCCGCAGGGTCGTCGGTGTGCAACTCCAGCGCGAGGACGCCGAACTGTTCGCGGAACTGGGACTCACCGTGAACCAGGTCGGGGCGTCCTATGCCGTGGAACTCACGGATTTCAGTCTGCGCGGCAAACGCTTCGTACGACTGCGGAACAAGATCTCCCGCGCCCAGCGCGCGGGGCTGGAGGTCTCTGCGGTCGATGCAGAGGCCGACGCGGTCGCCGGCGAGATCGCGGACATCGACGCGAGGTGGCTGCGGGAGAAGGGGAAGCACACCAAGGAACTGACGTTCCTGATCGGCGAGATCGGCGGACCCTGGCAGCCCCTGCGGAAGCTGTTCGTCGGCAGGATCGACGGCGCCGCGATCGGCTACGTCTCCTACGCCCCCGTGTACGGATCACGTCCCGGCTGGCTGCACGACCTGAGCCGGCGGCTGCCGGACTGCCCACCGGGTGTGATGGAGGCGATCAACTCCCACGCCATCGACCACGTCCGGGCCCTGGGGGCGCCCTGGCTGCACTTCGGGTTCACGCCGTTCACCGGCCTGGACGAAGCCCACCGACTGCCGACCGCGAGCCGCGCCGCCACCCGGATGATCCGTCTGATCGCCGAACACGGTGACCGCGTCTATCCCGCCAAGAGCCAACTCGAATACAAGTCGAAGTGGTATCCGAACGCGGTGCTGCCCGAATACTTCGCCTTCGACGGGGGGATATCGCCGCGTTCCCTGTGGAGCGTGGTGCGTGCGACGAACATCCTGTGA
- a CDS encoding aldehyde dehydrogenase family protein, translated as MAEVTLTANVDSRPIPSLSSYVRGKDVESGQWVYVLSTRAVLDDSFASLSLKRKLESGRISPDEVPEGVIAGRVAVADKETSLDALAAAAEATRIWRSVPLATRFDGWMELLRATIDEHGDELVRLLTLEGHPLELAKWEISGMRELTRKETTQYLRGQLWQEFAVDGRRNIVRRQADGVVCITPPANAPLVSALLGTMCIPGGNAAVVRAPRTAPFGVTYALRHLIAPILDEIGAPPGLLNIVCGHPGPMLDAWINSPHVDDIMYFGDVPSGLKLEGRCIEAGKKPILELAGNDVVLVWKDADLDRAADALVESFYGSGQLCMIPNQAVVHPDVADDLIARVVERAKALRPGYPDEEGVLLSPVLRHDKFNQFLADAVEHGATVVTGGHGMQIDGTRDSSGFFLEPTVLRVDGLRGAREADVVKHETFFPLLPIVVPEHADDDTLFDGFVEFVNTNLYGLRNSLWARDESVIDRFVSETVKGGLLKVNDSHIAFTAPLPSHGGTGLTGGAFGEANYPVLRTTHLQGVSIVATDSARPSEEKERDAHA; from the coding sequence ATTGCAGAGGTCACTTTGACAGCGAACGTCGATTCCCGACCCATACCTTCTCTGAGCAGTTACGTCCGCGGAAAGGACGTGGAGAGCGGCCAGTGGGTGTACGTGCTCTCTACACGTGCCGTCCTGGACGATTCGTTCGCGAGCCTGAGCCTGAAGCGAAAACTCGAGTCGGGCAGGATCTCGCCCGACGAGGTTCCGGAGGGCGTGATCGCCGGCCGGGTCGCGGTCGCCGACAAGGAGACGTCCCTGGACGCGCTGGCCGCCGCGGCCGAGGCGACCCGGATCTGGCGTTCGGTACCGCTCGCGACGCGGTTCGACGGCTGGATGGAGCTGCTGCGCGCCACCATCGACGAACACGGCGACGAGCTGGTCCGGCTGCTGACCCTGGAGGGTCATCCGCTGGAGCTCGCCAAGTGGGAGATCTCCGGGATGCGCGAGCTGACCCGGAAGGAGACGACGCAGTACCTGCGCGGGCAACTGTGGCAGGAGTTCGCCGTGGACGGGCGTCGCAACATCGTCCGCCGGCAGGCCGACGGCGTCGTGTGCATCACGCCGCCCGCCAACGCGCCGCTGGTCAGCGCGCTCCTGGGCACCATGTGCATTCCCGGGGGCAACGCGGCCGTCGTACGCGCCCCGCGCACCGCGCCGTTCGGCGTGACGTACGCGCTGCGGCACCTGATCGCGCCGATCCTGGACGAGATCGGCGCCCCGCCGGGCCTCCTCAACATCGTGTGCGGGCATCCGGGGCCGATGCTGGACGCCTGGATCAACAGCCCGCACGTGGACGACATCATGTACTTCGGTGACGTCCCCAGCGGCCTCAAGCTGGAGGGCCGGTGCATCGAGGCCGGCAAGAAGCCGATCCTCGAACTGGCCGGCAACGACGTGGTCCTGGTCTGGAAGGACGCGGACCTCGACCGGGCCGCCGACGCGCTCGTCGAGAGCTTCTACGGTTCCGGCCAGCTCTGCATGATCCCCAACCAGGCGGTCGTCCACCCGGACGTGGCGGACGACCTGATCGCCCGCGTCGTGGAGCGGGCGAAGGCGCTGCGTCCCGGCTACCCGGACGAGGAGGGCGTGTTGCTCTCCCCCGTGCTGCGCCACGACAAGTTCAACCAGTTCTTGGCCGACGCCGTCGAGCACGGCGCGACCGTCGTCACCGGCGGCCACGGCATGCAGATCGACGGGACCCGGGACAGTTCCGGGTTCTTCCTCGAACCGACGGTGCTCCGGGTCGACGGTCTGCGCGGGGCACGCGAGGCGGACGTGGTCAAGCACGAGACGTTCTTCCCGTTGCTGCCGATCGTCGTCCCCGAACACGCCGACGACGACACCCTGTTCGACGGCTTCGTCGAGTTCGTGAACACGAACCTGTACGGGCTGCGGAACTCGCTGTGGGCGCGGGACGAGTCGGTGATCGACCGGTTCGTGTCCGAGACGGTCAAGGGCGGTCTGCTCAAGGTCAACGACTCGCACATCGCCTTCACCGCACCGCTGCCCTCGCACGGCGGCACCGGGCTGACGGGCGGGGCGTTCGGCGAGGCCAACTACCCCGTGTTGCGGACCACGCACCTCCAAGGGGTGTCCATCGTCGCGACCGATTCCGCGCGACCGTCCGAGGAGAAGGAGCGCGATGCGCACGCTTGA
- a CDS encoding SRPBCC family protein, which yields MTEVRFVATCNAPLDVTFAYLDDYRNVTEYWHGMTSYKPVGALDHGPGSIYEAISKMGPSTLKSTIETVEWEKDVRIAYTSVSGMDSNTTFDFAAVDATHSTVEFRIEFRLPGGIAGRAIEKTLEPFVATAARNTAANISKRVAEYYEVVRADTGRGAADLPK from the coding sequence GTGACCGAAGTCCGTTTCGTCGCGACCTGCAATGCCCCGCTCGACGTCACCTTCGCCTATCTGGACGACTACCGGAACGTGACCGAATACTGGCACGGGATGACGAGTTACAAGCCGGTCGGAGCCCTCGACCACGGCCCCGGGTCGATCTACGAGGCGATATCGAAGATGGGTCCGTCCACCCTGAAATCGACCATCGAGACCGTCGAATGGGAGAAGGACGTCCGGATCGCCTACACGTCGGTGTCCGGCATGGACTCGAACACGACCTTCGATTTCGCCGCCGTCGACGCGACCCACAGCACGGTGGAATTCCGCATCGAGTTCCGGCTGCCCGGTGGAATCGCCGGCAGGGCGATCGAGAAGACGCTGGAGCCCTTCGTGGCCACCGCCGCCCGGAACACTGCGGCCAACATCTCCAAGCGGGTCGCCGAGTACTACGAGGTGGTGCGCGCCGACACCGGACGCGGGGCCGCCGACCTCCCGAAGTAG